In Eleginops maclovinus isolate JMC-PN-2008 ecotype Puerto Natales chromosome 10, JC_Emac_rtc_rv5, whole genome shotgun sequence, the following proteins share a genomic window:
- the erbb2 gene encoding LOW QUALITY PROTEIN: receptor tyrosine-protein kinase erbB-2 (The sequence of the model RefSeq protein was modified relative to this genomic sequence to represent the inferred CDS: inserted 3 bases in 2 codons), producing the protein MEAARSLLFVGAVLLAATGALGREVCLGTDMKLDLPSSLENHYETLRLLYTDCKVVHGNLEITHLNGNPDLSFLQGIVEVQGYVLVAHVSVSLLPLDNLRIIRGSQLYNSSYALAVLDNTVGGAGLRTLRLRSLTEILLGAVYIWGNPQLCFPDPHNIVWRDTLDEHNTNAREHRLQGRAPQCPSCDLVCGKSCWGETAQDCQSLTQTNCASGCQRCKGPDPHDCCHTQCAAGCTGPKDSDCLACRHFNDSGVCKGNCPPPNIYDTVSFQSKPNPDKKFNFGATCVKTCPYNYVAMEVACTLVCPKANQEVIVTSPEGNELQKCVKCEGDCPKVCYGLGMDNLGVMDNQSVTLVTSTNVEQFNKCKKIFGSLAFLPQSFARDSASNTSGLTLEQLSSFKSLEEITGYLYIDAWPEEWTDLNVFENLKVIRGRMLYKGVFSLAIQNLHIRSVGLRSLRSVSGGLVLLHNNSQLCYTSSLPWGGLLHPTQGPHRIVSLNQDAKLCETEGRVCHRLCKGGCWGPGPNQCVSCRAFQRSTECVDQCDIYQGSIREYVAESQCVACHAECRPLNGSASCHGPGAEHCSECRNFQDGEFCVDHCPSGEKEDQQTVWKYSNASGHCLSCNINCTLSCTVMDERGCPIDKSPGPGTTIAAAVGGVVLFFILLALLVFYLKRQKVLKKKETLRRILQEHELVEPLTPSGASPNQAQMRILKETELKKLRVLGAGAFGTVYKGVWAPEGEIVKIPVAIKVLRENTSTKANKEILDEAYVMAGVASPFVCRLLGICLTSTVQLVTQLMPYGCLLDYVRENNDRIRSQFLLNWCVQIAKGMSYLEDLRLVHRDLAARNVLVKNPNHVKITDFGLARLLDIDETEYHADGGKVPIKWMALESILHRKFTHQSDVWSYGVTVWELMTFGAKPYDMIPAREIPEVLXGGERLPQPLNCTINVYMIMVKCWMIDPDSRPRFTDLVHDFTVMARDPSRFVVIPNEEHISLTSPVDSQFYRMLMEEEGNNMTELLDAEEYLVPQPNLFPRMQGDVAQANGPSRHQSYRSRDQGLDVEPSIAGGSRSMYSSLSALGRGQYPTLPLGPSASNGVWVPQYPTLARSPSTGGQSDSVFLDXDPGDDPSLPPASPGRYCKDPTYSNGSQGDLETDGPNGFQHSHPFHYSLPRRSHGYNQSPALPEYVNHQIQDLRPGIPDRPSTLPRKGSRVDRRLPNGLHSGHSVENPGYLVPVITGGPISPAFDNPYYLDLVAKANAVAAAGEGLESPERDGGGPRQQNGFMASTAENPEYLGLADTWSGHT; encoded by the exons TATGCCTGGGTACAGACATGAAGCTGGACCTCCCCTCCAGCCTGGAAAATCACTACGAGACCCTGAGGCTGCTCTACACCGACTGCAAGGTCGTCCATGGCAACCTGGAGATCACACACCTTAATGGAAACCCGGACCTCTCCTTCCTACAG GGGATCGTGGAGGTGCAGGGCTATGTACTTGTAGCTCATGTGTCGGTGAGTCTGTTGCCTTTGGACAACCTTCGCATCATCCGAGGCAGCCAGCTGTACAACTCCAGCTACGCCCTGGCTGTGCTGGATAACACTGTGGGCGGAGCGGGGCTCAGGACGCTGCGGCTGCGGAGCCTCACAG AGATCCTGTTGGGAGCTGTGTATATTTGGGGGAACCCCCAGCTGTGCTTCCCAGACCCCCACAACATCGTTTGGAGGGACACGTTGGATGAGCACAACACGAACGCCAGAGAGCACCGACTGCAGGGTCGGGCTCCCCAAT GTCCCAGTTGTGACTTGGTTTGTGGGAAAAGCTGCTGGGGAGAAACTGCACAGGACTGCCAGAGCT TGACACAGACAAACTGTGCGTCTGGCTGTCAGCGCTGTAAAGGTCCCGATCCCCATGactgctgtcacacacagtGTGCAGCCGGATGCACAGGACCCAAAGACTCAGACTGCCtg GCTTGCCGTCACTTCAACGACAGCGGGGTGTGTAAGGGGAACTGTCCTCCTCCCAACATCTACGACACTGTCAGCTTCCAGAGCAAACCCAACCCAGACAAGAAGTTTAACTTCGGAGCCACGTGTGTCAAGACCTGTCCCT ATAACTACGTGGCTATGGAAGTAGCTTGTACTTTGGTTTGTCCCAAAGCCAACCAGGAAGTTATCGTCACCAGCCCTGAGGGAAACGAGCTGCAGAAATGTGTAAAGTGTGAAGGAGACTGTCCCAAAG TGTGTTACGGTCTGGGTATGGACAACCTCGGTGTCATGGACAACCAAAGCGTCACCTTGGTAACATCTACTAATGTGGAGCAGTTCAACAAGTGCAAGAAAATATTTGGCAGTTTGGCTTTCCTCCCTCAGAGCTTTGCCAG GGACTCGGCGAGCAACACCTCAGGCCTGACCCTCGAGCAGCTCAGCTCCTTCAAGTCACTGGAGGAGATTACAG GATATTTGTACATCGATGCCTGGCCAGAAGAGTGGACTGACCTCAATGTGTTCGAGAACCTGAAGGTGATCCGAGGCAGGATGCTCTACAA GGGTGTGTTTTCCCTCGCCATCCAGAATCTGCACATCCGGTCTGTTGGGTTGCGTTCACTGCGCAGCGTCAGCGGAGGTTTGGTTCTGTTGCACAATAACTCCCAGCTGTGCTACACCAGTTCCCTGCCCTGGGGAGGGCTCCTGCATCCCACCCAGGGACCCCACCGCATCGTCAGCCTGAACCAGGATGCCAAACTCTGTG agaCAGAGGGGCGTGTTTGTCACCGGCTGTGCAAGGGGGGCTGCTGGGGCCCGGGGCCAAACcagtgtgtgtcctgcagggcTTTCCAACGCAGCACTGAGTGCGTGGATCAGTGTGACATCTACCAGGG gtcTATCCGTGAATACGTAGCGGAGTCTCAGTGTGTTGCTTGTCACGCAGAGTGTCGACCTCTCAATGGCTCCGCCTCCTGCCATGGCCCG GGTGCAGAGCATTGTTCAGAGTGTAGAAACTTCCAGGACGGCGAGTTCTGTGTGGATCATTGTCCGAGCGGTGAGAAGGAGGATCAGCAAACTGTGTGGAAGTACAGCAATGCCTCAGGACACTGTTTGTCCTGCAACATCAACTGCACACTGTC CTGCACGGTGATGGATGAGAGGGGCTGCCCCATCGATAAAAGTCCAGG ACCGGGTACAACCATCGCGGCTGCAGTGGGTGGAGTGGTGCTCTTCTTCATCCTGCTGGCCCTGCTGGTCTTCTACCTAAAGAGACAAAAAGTGCTCAAGAAGAAGGAGACGTTGAGGAGGATCCTGCAAGAACACGAG CTGGTGGAGCCTTTAACGCCCAGCGGCGCGTCGCCAAATCAGGCTCAGATGCGTATTCTGAAGGAGACGGAGTTGAAAAAGCTCAGGGTGCTCGGTGCCGGGGCCTTCGGTACCGTTTACAAG gGTGTgtgggctcctgaaggggaaaTTGTGAAAATACCAGTGGCCATCAAGGTGTTACGAGAGAACACGTCAACTAAGGCCAATAAGGAGATCCTCGAC GAGGCCTATGTGATGGCAGGAGTGGCCAGCCCCTTCGTGTGTCGCCTGCTGGGGATCTGTCTGACCTCCACGGTGCAGCTGGTCACTCAGCTGATGCCGTACGGCTGCCTGCTCGACTACGTCAGGGAGAACAACGACCGCATCCGCTCCCAGTTCCTCCTCAACTGGTGTGTCCAGATCGCCAAG gggaTGAGTTATCTGGAGGATTTGCGGCTGGTCCACAGAGATTTGGCCGCCCGTAATGTCCTGGTCAAAAACCCGAACCACGTGAAGATCACCGATTTCGGTCTCGCTCGGCTGCTCGACATTGATGAGACCGAGTATCACGCTGACGGAGGAAAG GTGCCGATTAAATGGATGGCCCTGGAGTCTATCCTGCACAGGAAGTTCACTCACCAGAGCGACGTCTGGAGCTATG GCGTGACGGTGTGGGAGCTGATGACGTTTGGAGCTAAACCGTACGACATGATCCCAGCGAGAGAAATTCCCGAGGTGT GAGGAGGAGAACGGCTCCCCCAGCCTCTCAACTGCACCATCAACGTCTACATGATCATGGTCAAAT GTTGGATGATTGACCCGGACAGCAGACCGAGGTTCACAGATCTAGTGCATGATTTCACCGTCATGGCCAGGGATCCTTCTCGCTTTGTAGTCATCCCG AATGAAGAGCACATTAGCCTGACCAGCCCTGTGGACAGCCAGTTCTACCGGATGCTtatggaggaggaagggaacAACATGACGGAGCTGCTGGATGCTGAGGAGTATCTGGTGCCTCAGCCCAACCTCTTCCCCAGGATGCAGGGAGACGTGGCTCAGGCCAACGGGCCCTCCAGACACCAGTCGTACAGG AGCAGAGATCAGGGCTTGGATGTGGAGCCTTCCATCGCCGGTGGCTCTCGCAGCATGTACTCCTCCCTGAGCGCTCTCGGCCGTGGCCAGTACCCCACCTTACCTCTAGGACCCAGCGCCTCCAACGGTGTATGGGTTCCTCAGTACCCGACGCTGGCTCGCAGCCCCTCAACCGGGGGCCAATCTGACTCTGTGTTCCTAGA GGACCCTGGGGATGACCCCTCGCTGCCCCCGGCCAGCCCCGGGCGCTACTGCAAAGACCCCACCTACTCCAACGGGAGCCAGGGCGACCTGGAGACTGATGGGCCGAACGGCTTCCAACACTCCCACCCCTTCCATTACTCGCTGCCCAGACGGAGTCATGGATATAATCAGAGTCCAGCCCTGCCAG AGTACGTCAACCATCAGATCCAGGATCTCAGACCGGGGATTCCCGATCGGCCGAGCACGCTGCCCCGTAAAGGCTCCAGAGTAGACCGACGCCTCCCCAACGGCCTGCACTCGGGGCACAGCGTGGAAAACCCGGGGTATTTGGTCCCAGTGATCACCGGGGGCCCCATCTCTCCAGCCTTTGACAACCCGTACTATCTGGACCTCGTGGCCAAAGCTAACGCTGTAGCTGCCGCAGGGGAGGGCCTTGAGTCACCGGAGAGAGACGGAGGAGGGCCCAGGCAGCAGAACGGGTTTATGGCCTCAACGGCAGAGAATCCAGAGTATCTTGGACTCGCGGACACGTGGAGTGGACAtacctga
- the LOC134871024 gene encoding LOW QUALITY PROTEIN: DDB1- and CUL4-associated factor 7-like (The sequence of the model RefSeq protein was modified relative to this genomic sequence to represent the inferred CDS: deleted 1 base in 1 codon), producing the protein MSLHGKRKEIYKYEAPWTVYAMNWSVRPDKRFRLALGSFVEEYNNKVQIVGLEEENSEFVCRNTFDHPYPTTKVMWIPDSKGAYPDLLATSGDYLRIWRVGDTETRLECLLNNNKNSDFCAPLTSFDWNEVDPNLLGTSSIDTTCTIWGLETGQVLGRVNLVSGHVKTQLIAHDKEVYDISFSRAGGGRDMFASVGADGSVRMFDLRHLEHSTIIYEDPQHHPLLRLCWNKQDPNYLVTMAMDSMEVVILDVRVPCTPVARLNNHRACVNGIAWAPHSSCHICTAAEDHQALIWDIQQMPRAIEDPILAYTAEGEINNVQWATTQPDWIAICYNNCLEILRV; encoded by the exons ATGTCACTACACGGTAAACGTAAAGAAATCTACAAGTACGAGGCACCATGGACGGTGTACGCCATGAACTGGAGCGTCCGACCGGACAAACGGTTCCGCCTAGCGCTCGGTAGCTTCGTGGAGGAGTACAATAAcaag GTTCAGATAGTTGGTCTGGAGGAGGAGAACTCAGAGTTTGTATGTCGAAACACTTTCGACCATCCCTACCCCACCACCAAGGTCATGTGGATTCCAGACAGCAAAGGGGCGTACCCTGACCTGCTGGCCACCAGCGGAGACTACCTGAGGATCTGGAGG GTGGGTGATACAGAGACGCGACTGGAGTGCCTGCTCAACAATAACAAGAACTCTGACTTCTGTGCACCACTCACATCCTTTGACTGGAATGAGGTGGACCCAAATCTGTTAG GTACTTCTAGTATCGACACTACCTGTACGATCTGGGGGCTGGAGACTGGACAGGTGCTGGGCAGGGTCAACTTAGTGTCGGGTCACGTGAAGACCCAGCTCATTGCCCATGACAAAGAG GTGTATGACATCTCTTTCAGCAGAGCG GGGGGCGGCAGGGACATGTTTGCCTCAGTGGGAGCGGACGGCTCGGTCCGCATGTTTGACCTCCGTCACCTCGAGCACAGCACTATCATCTATGAAGACCCGCAGCACCACCCGCTGCTCCGGCTCTGCTGGAACAAGCAGGACCCCAACTACCTGGTCACCATGGCCATGGACAGCATGGAG GTGGTGATCTTAGATGTGCGTGTGCCCTGTACTCCTGTGGCCAGACTCAACAACCACAGGGCCTGCGTCAATGGAATCGCCTGGGCGCCGCACTCCTCCTGTCACATCTGCACAGCAG CGGAGGACCACCAGGCTCTAATCTGGGACATCCAGCAGATGCCGCGGGCCATCGAGGACCCTATACTGGCCTACACAGCCGAGGGAGAGATCAATAACGTCCAGTGGGCCACCACCCAGCCCGACTGGATTGCTATCTGTTACAACAACTGCCTGGAAATCCTCCGAGTCTGA
- the kcnh6b gene encoding potassium voltage-gated channel subfamily H member 6, whose amino-acid sequence MSDSDLMMSGGPASRGPECRSPPTPRIELLSPSKVKDCSQNVTEKVTQVLSLESDVLPEYKLQVPETTWWILLHYSPFKAFWDWIILLLVLYTAVFTPYSATFLLDEHGDIRQRSQRCGYTCNPLNVADLLVDVLFIVDIVINLRTTYVNRNDEVITQPSRIAKHYIKGWFPIDLFAAIPFDLLIFRSGSDEMATLTSLLKTARLLRLVRVARKLDRYSEYGAAVLFLLMCTFVLIAHWLACIWYAIGFVERPYTETGWLDNLAEQLGKSYNDTDTGSGPSVKDKYVTALYFTLSSLTSVGFGNVSPNTNSEKIFSICVMVIGSLMYASIFGNVSAIIQRLYSGTTRYHTQMLRVKEFIRFHQIPGCLRERLEEYFQHAWSYTNGIDMNGVMKGLPGSLQADICLHLNRSLLQNCKAFHGGSQACLRTLGMRFKTVHAPPGDILIHYGDILDSLFFIGRGSIQVIRDDVVVAILEKNDVFGEPINLYDEPGKSKADVHTITYCDLHRVRREDLLEVLDIYPGFADNFWKNLEITFDLRDADQVPPIITTDDSGDEYGCRHKLRHRNHSLDCRIRPDGIDHEDSYPHQSLRHRHSPPRAHWDDHCSCESPCSQSSDDLATPLAHSAKVELYPPQDARSDFPPSVVQLIPPSSTSVGREAVLDQDTSLNVPGMYQCWPERPTQQFSSRAWRSSSVRDSYHPPPFTEERPIELESRLEVLHLQLNRLETRMTADINVILQLLQRQMAPVPPAYSSVSSGALPTEAPGLYVTGTPVLHSMYPTPSLQLDSPALGQSSTQTDLQFTKKSQESLSSGIHMTVASDDTMFMTVTPESETNAGLSPQLPQPSVKSSLLENPRLCGSLRFPSLPGNLDMTAGLADIQKHLSDPVLPVT is encoded by the exons ATGTCTGACTCAGACCTTATGATGAGTGGGGGTCCAGCCAGCAGAGGCCCTGAGTGCCGCTCGCCTCCAACCCCCAGGATAGAGCTGCTCAGCCCCTCCAAGGTGAAGGACTGCTCAcagaacgtcacagagaaggTCACACAG gTTCTCTCCTTGGAGTCCGATGTACTGCCCGAATACAAACTCCAGGTGCCAGAAACAACATGGTGGATCTTGCTACACTACAGCCCGTTCAAGGCGTTTTGGGACTGGATTATTCTCCTCCTGGTTCTCTACACAGCTGTTTTCACTCCCTACTCAGCCACCTTTCTCCTGGATGAACATGGGGATATACGTCAAAGGAGTCAACGTTGCGGCTACACATGCAACCCTCTGAACGTGGCAGACCTTTTGGTGGACGTGCTATTCATTGTGGATATTGTCATCAACCTTCGCACAACGTACGTGAACCGCAACGACGAAGTGATCACACAGCCGAGCCGGATAGCCAAGCACTATATCAAAGGCTGGTTCCCCATTGATCTGTTCGCAGCAATCCCTTTCGACCTTCTCATTTTCAGATCTGGCTCTGACGAG ATGGCAACCCTAACAAGCCTGCTGAAAACCGCTCGACTGCTGCGATTGGTCCGTGTGGCAAGAAAGCTGGACAGATATTCTGAATACGGGGCTGCTGTCCTGTTCTTGCTCATGTGCACCTTTGTGCTAATCGCCCATTGGCTCGCCTGCATTTGGTACGCTATTGGCTTTGTGGAGAGGCCGTACACTGAGACCGGATGGCTGGACAACCTGGCTGAGCAACTGGGCAAGTCATACAACGATACCGACACCGGCTCGGGTCCTTCAGTCAAAGACAAGTACGTCACGGCTCTTTACTTCACGTTGAGCAGTTTGACCAGCGTGGGGTTTGGTAACGTCTCTCCAAACACCAACTCAGAAAAGATCTTCTCCATATGCGTCATGGTTATTGGCT CTCTTATGTATGCCAGCATATTTGGGAATGTGTCAGCCATCATCCAGCGCCTGTACTCTGGTACAACCCGCTACCACACCCAGATGCTGCGAGTCAAAGAGTTCATCCGATTCCACCAAATCCCAGGTTGCCTTCGCGAAAGGCTGGAGGAGTACTTCCAACACGCCTGGTCCTACACAAATGGCATTGACATGAATGGC GTGATGAAGGGATTGCCCGGGTCCCTGCAGGCAGACATCTGTTTGCACTTAAACAGATCTCTGCTACAGAACTGTAAGGCTTTTCACGGAGGCAGTCAGGCCTGTCTGCGAACCTTGGGTATGAGGTTCAAGACAGTCCACGCTCCTCCAGGAGATATTCTGATCCACTATGGAGACATCCTGGACTCTCTCTTCTTCATCGGACGTGGTTCAATCCAAGTCATCAGGGACGATGTGGTGGTCGCCATATTAG AAAAGAATGACGTCTTTGGAGAACCTATAAACCTGTATGATGAGCCAGGGAAGTCCAAAGCAGACGTACACACCATCACATACTGTGACCTGCACCGCGTCCGGAGGGAAGACCTGCTGGAGGTCCTTGATATCTACCCCGGCTTTGCAGACAACTTCTGGAAGAACCTAGAGATAACCTTTGACCTGAGAGAT GCGGATCAAGTACCACCAATAATAACAACTGATGATTCCGGTGACGAGTATGGGTGTCGACACAAGCTAAGACACAGAAATCACTCCTTGGACTGCAGGATAAGGCCAG ATGGAATCGATCATGAGGACTCGTACCCCCATCAGTCCTTGCGCCATCGCCACTCACCTCCTCGGGCCCACTGGGATGACCACTGCAGCTGCGAATCCCCGTGTTCCCAGTCTAGCGACGACTTGGCTACGCCGCTTGCCCACAGTGCCAAAGTGGAGCTATACCCTCCGCAAGATGCCAGAAGCGACTTCCCCCCCTCTGTGGTGCAGCTGATCCCCCCCAGTAGCACCTCAGTGGGGAGGGAGGCAGTGTTGGACCAAG ATACATCTTTGAATGTGCCGGGAATGTATCAGTGCTGGCCAGAAAGACCGACACAGCAGTTTTCCAGTCGCGCTTGGCGATCTTCATCAGTCCGCGACTCATACCACCCTCCACCGTTCACAGAAGAGCGGCCCATTGAGCTGGAGTCTCGACTGGAGGTTTTACATTTGCAGCTCAACAG ACTGGAGACTCGCATGACAGCCGACATCAATGTTATTCTCCAGCTGCTCCAGAGGCAGATGGCTCCTGTACCGCCTGCCTACAGCAGCGTGTCGTCTGGTGCACTCCCCACTGAAGCACCTGGCCTGTATGTGACTGGGACCCCAGTGCTGCACAGCATGTACCCCACCCCCTCCCTACAACTGGACAGTCCGGCACTCGGACAG AGTTCTACCCAGACTGACCTTCAATTCACCAAGAAGTCCCAGGAGTCGCTGTCCAGCGGCATCCACATGACGGTGGCTTCAGACGACACCATGTTCATGACTGTCACCCCAGAAAGTGAGACCAACGCAGGGTTGTCTCCGCAGCTGCCCCAGCCATCAGTCAAATCCTCCCTGCTGGAGAACCCCAGGCTGTGCGGCAGCCTCCGCTTCCCCTCTCTGCCGGGGAACCTGGACATGACCGCGGGACTGGCTGACATCCAGAAACACCTCTCAGACCCTGTGCTACCTGTCACCTGA
- the LOC134871400 gene encoding translational activator of cytochrome c oxidase 1 has translation MAAGAVLRALRILRPRTLAATSGKFLDAAEFVLPPASCELYTPWGSSPVRRLQVCSALCAGHNKWSKVKHIKGPKDVARSRMFVKFALLIKVAVKEGGPNPGMNVNLANVLEQCRSKNMPKSSIENAIKTAAKPASQYTYEARGPGGCMLLIDVLTDNTSSTFHEIKRLLTKNRGMLSDGVRHNFIRKGVVVVPGQNISTERALELAIEAGAEDVQESEDEEEQPVLKFMCDMVDTSKVRASLGELGLEIASAGLEFVPRTSLSLSEDQLEAALMLVEALSDCPDVVQVWDNIQADS, from the exons ATGGCGGCGGGGGCAGTGCTGAGGGCTCTCCGGATCCTGCGCCCCCGGACACTGGCAGCGACCTCAGGCAAGTTTCTGGACGCCGCGGAGTTCGTCCTCCCGCCGGCTTCATGTGAGCTCTACACGCCGTGGGGCAGCTCCCCTGTCAGGAGGCTGCAGGTGTGCTCCGCCCTCTGTGCAGGACACAACAAGTGGTCAAAGGTGAAACACATCAAGGGACCTAAAGATGTGGCGAGGAGCAGGATGTTCGTGAAGTTTGCATTACTGATAAAGGTAGCTGTAAAAG AAGGGGGACCCAACCCAGGGATGAACGTGAACTTGGCCAACGTGCTGGAGCAGTGCAGAAGCAAGAACATGCCGAAATCATCCATAGAGAATGCCATCAAGACTGCG GCCAAACCGGCATCCCAGTACACATATGAAGCTCGGGGGCCGGGGGGATGCATGCTGCTCATCGATGTGCTGACTGACAACACCTCAAGCACCTTCCATGAAATCAAACGGCTGCTTACAAAGAACAG aggGATGCTGTCAGACGGAGTGCGCCACAACTTCATCAGGaagggggtggtggtggtgccgGGTCAGAACATCTCTACGGAGAGAGCTCTGGAGCTGGCCATCGAGGCGGGAGCCGAAGATGTCCAGGAGAGCGAGGATGAGGAAGAACAGCCCGTCCTGAAG TTTATGTGTGACATGGTGGACACGAGTAAGGTGCGGGCCTCACTGGGGGAGCTGGGATTGGAGATCGCCTCTGCTGGGTTGGAGTTCGTACCTCGCACGTCATTGTCTCTGAGTGAAGACCAGCTGGAGGCGGCTTTAATGCTAGTAGAAGCCCTCAGTGACTGTCCAGATGTAGTTCAAGTCTGGGACAACATCCAGGCTGACAGCTGA